The Hymenobacter sp. DG01 genome has a segment encoding these proteins:
- a CDS encoding tail fiber domain-containing protein, giving the protein MKHGYFSFLVAGLLAGLSSAQAQTTPGGVRIGTAGTPNPAAILDIDAQGKGLLIPRMDSVTRVGIATPPDGLMVFQTDGRQGFWYAAGGSWLFIPDKARAADNLGNHVLSQNLVLNGKRLVGGTAATPGTAGLTISNVGLVRLNGQRLTDNYENGTGMILDNADAGFVVRTNVGYGSTTAPTTGAGDRMMWSSFYGAFRAGGIDGAQWDGSNLGFYSAAFGYNNSVGGNYSLASGYNNTVRGSYSTAIGASNTIDQNSTASVVFGNLCRVKSSYSLVSGINSLARGRAAVALGERCTANAANAVALGRFASAAGRSGTFTIADASVNDSLRATVNNQFSARYSGGYRLYSNAAMSIGVVLNAGSNSWQVTSDSTKKELVRVADGNEFLARINQMRLGSWNYRGQDPRTMRHYGPMAQDFYQAFGHDALGVIGNDTTINQADFDGVNLIAIQALYRQVLALKADNAHLRQQVQQLQTTAATGTSSATATAALEERLRRLEALLGPQAQR; this is encoded by the coding sequence TTGAAACACGGCTACTTCTCTTTCCTCGTGGCGGGCCTGCTAGCGGGCCTATCTTCGGCCCAGGCCCAGACCACCCCCGGCGGCGTACGTATTGGCACGGCGGGCACTCCCAACCCCGCCGCCATCCTGGATATCGACGCCCAGGGCAAGGGCCTGCTCATTCCGCGCATGGACTCGGTGACTCGCGTTGGCATTGCCACGCCGCCAGATGGCCTGATGGTATTCCAGACCGATGGCCGCCAGGGCTTCTGGTACGCTGCGGGGGGTAGCTGGCTCTTTATTCCAGATAAAGCCCGCGCCGCCGACAACCTCGGTAACCATGTGCTCAGCCAAAACCTGGTGCTCAACGGCAAGCGGCTGGTGGGCGGCACGGCGGCCACACCGGGCACCGCAGGTCTGACTATCAGTAACGTGGGCCTGGTAAGGCTCAACGGCCAGCGCTTGACCGATAACTACGAAAACGGAACCGGAATGATCCTTGACAATGCCGATGCCGGCTTTGTGGTCCGGACCAACGTAGGCTATGGTTCCACAACCGCACCCACCACAGGCGCCGGCGACCGGATGATGTGGTCGTCGTTCTACGGGGCCTTCCGGGCCGGCGGCATCGACGGGGCCCAGTGGGACGGCAGCAACCTGGGCTTTTACAGCGCTGCCTTCGGCTATAATAATTCTGTGGGCGGCAACTACAGCCTAGCGAGTGGGTACAACAACACCGTTCGGGGTAGCTATTCCACGGCTATCGGCGCCAGCAATACTATCGATCAAAACTCCACTGCCTCGGTCGTGTTTGGCAACCTCTGCCGCGTGAAGAGCAGCTACAGCCTGGTATCGGGCATTAATTCTCTGGCCCGGGGCCGCGCTGCGGTGGCACTGGGCGAGCGATGCACGGCTAATGCCGCCAACGCCGTGGCCCTGGGCCGCTTCGCCTCGGCCGCCGGCCGGTCGGGCACCTTCACCATTGCCGATGCCTCCGTTAACGACTCCTTGCGGGCCACGGTCAACAACCAGTTTTCAGCCCGCTACTCCGGGGGCTACCGCCTCTACTCTAACGCTGCCATGAGCATAGGCGTGGTGCTGAACGCGGGCAGTAACTCCTGGCAGGTTACGTCCGACTCAACCAAGAAGGAGCTGGTGCGGGTGGCCGACGGCAACGAGTTTCTGGCCCGCATCAACCAGATGCGCCTGGGCTCCTGGAACTACCGCGGCCAGGACCCGCGCACCATGCGCCACTACGGCCCCATGGCTCAGGACTTCTACCAGGCCTTCGGCCACGACGCGCTGGGCGTCATCGGCAACGACACCACCATCAACCAAGCCGACTTCGACGGGGTGAACCTCATTGCCATTCAGGCCTTGTACCGGCAGGTACTGGCGCTGAAAGCCGACAACGCCCACCTGCGCCAGCAAGTGCAGCAGCTGCAAACCACGGCTGCCACAGGCACCTCATCGGCCACCGCTACCGCCGCGCTGGAAGAGCGTCTGCGCCGCCTCGAAGCCCTGCTTGGCCCGCAGGCTCAGCGGTAA
- a CDS encoding GAF domain-containing protein produces the protein MVSSEHNRLAELDSYNILHSAQEKLFDDLAELAAYIFSVPVARIAFVHRQGVWHKASVGMPAQETIDLEQSLCPRAIKADEPVLVYTDLAALPQASTDTARERQVRFYAGAPLRTSAGHCIGTVCLAGYEPRQFTEAEQQLLQQLSGLVVQALEARRYLLTAHTPAEWELLRQDAEEALHNQMAVVRYLKARSEGQVPVPSALLEPISRRLVEVAEVFSLGRPPEAPEGSV, from the coding sequence ATGGTTTCAAGCGAGCATAACCGATTAGCCGAGTTAGATTCTTACAATATCCTGCACTCAGCTCAGGAAAAGCTATTCGACGATCTGGCGGAGCTGGCGGCCTATATTTTTAGCGTTCCGGTAGCGCGCATAGCGTTTGTACATAGGCAAGGGGTATGGCACAAGGCCAGCGTGGGCATGCCCGCCCAGGAAACTATTGACCTGGAGCAAAGCCTGTGTCCGCGCGCCATTAAGGCCGATGAGCCCGTGCTGGTGTACACTGATTTGGCCGCCCTTCCTCAGGCCAGCACCGACACTGCCCGGGAGCGGCAGGTACGGTTTTATGCCGGCGCCCCGCTGCGCACTTCGGCAGGCCACTGCATCGGAACGGTATGCCTGGCCGGCTACGAGCCTCGCCAGTTCACGGAGGCGGAGCAGCAGCTGTTACAGCAGCTGTCGGGGCTGGTGGTGCAGGCCCTGGAGGCGCGCCGCTACCTGCTGACGGCGCACACTCCGGCGGAATGGGAGCTGCTCCGGCAGGACGCCGAGGAGGCCCTGCACAACCAGATGGCGGTAGTCCGCTACCTCAAGGCCCGCAGCGAAGGCCAGGTGCCCGTGCCTTCCGCCTTGCTGGAGCCTATTTCCAGGCGCCTGGTTGAGGTGGCCGAGGTGTTCAGCCTCGGCCGGCCGCCCGAAGCGCCCGAAGGCAGCGTATAG